DNA from Synechococcales cyanobacterium CNB:
CGGCGAGGCGTCTCGATGAGCAGTGGGGGCGGGTGCAGGCGGCTGCGGCGGGCTGAGACGCCACGCGGCGGACACAGTATCCTTCCGCCTCCCGGCCCGGAGCGGGTCACTCGACCGGAGAATCGGACCGTGCTTGTCGGCATCCCGAAAGAAGTGCACCAAGGCGAGCGCCGCGTTGCCGCCACGCCGCAGACGGTGTTGCGCTACCGCAAGGCCGGGTTCGGGGTTCTGGTCGAGCGAGGCGCGGGCGACGCGGCGGGCTGTTCTGATTCGGCGTTCGTCGAGGCCGGAGCCGAGATCGTTGACGGGGTGCGAGACCTCTGGCAGCGAGCGGACCTGATCGCGAAGGTGCGCGGGCCGGAGGCGCACCCAGGGCTGGGCGTGCACGAGGCGGACCTGATCCGGGAGGGCGGGAGGCTCGTTTGCTTCATCTGGCCGGGGCAGAACCGGGAGCTGCTGGAGCGGTTGGCGTCGCGGCGCATCACCGCGCTCGCCATGGACTGCGTGCCCCGCATCACGCGGGCGCAGAAGATGGACGCCCTCAGCGCGATGGCGAACGTCGCCGGGTACCGGGCGGTGGTCGAGGCCGCCCACTCTCTGCCGCGGTTCTTCGCTGGGCAGATGACGGCTGCAGGGCGTGTCGATCCGGCGAAGGTGCTGGTCATCGGGGCCGGCGTCGCGGGGTTGTCCGCGATCGGTACCGCCCGGAGCCTCGGAGCGATCGTGCGTGCATTCGACACGCGTGCCGCGACGCGCGACCAGGTCCGCAGCATGGGCGCGGAGTTCCTCGAACTGCACGTCGATGAGGAGGGCGAGGGGGGAGGCGGCTATGGGAAGGAAATGTCCAAGGCCTACGTCGAGGCGGAGATGGCCCTCTTCGCGGCGCAGGCGATGGAAGTCGACGCGATCATCACGACCGCACTCATCCCCGGCAAGCGGGCGCCGGTGCTCGTGACCGCGGGCATGGTCGAGAGCATGAGGCCTGGTTCGGTCGTGGTGGACCTGGCGGCTGAGCAGGGCGGGAACTGCGCGCTGACGCGACCGGATGAGGTCGTGGAGCACAAGGGCGTCACGATTGTCGGATTCACGGACCTGCCGAGCCGGATGGCGAGCCAGTCGAGCCAGTTGTACGCGACGACGGTCTTCCACCTGGTCGAGGCGCTGGGTGCGGACCTGGAGCCGGACTTGGGGGACGAGGTAATACGAGGTGCGCTGGTCGCGCACAGGGGCGAGATCACCTGGCCGCCGCCGAAGCCGCAGGTCGAGCCGGTGGTCGCGACCGGGCGCGAGCGTGCAGAGCCTGCGAAAGTGGCCCCGGTGCCGGCCGCGGTCGAGAGGAAGTCGCGGCCGTGGCA
Protein-coding regions in this window:
- a CDS encoding Re/Si-specific NAD(P)(+) transhydrogenase subunit alpha, whose protein sequence is MLVGIPKEVHQGERRVAATPQTVLRYRKAGFGVLVERGAGDAAGCSDSAFVEAGAEIVDGVRDLWQRADLIAKVRGPEAHPGLGVHEADLIREGGRLVCFIWPGQNRELLERLASRRITALAMDCVPRITRAQKMDALSAMANVAGYRAVVEAAHSLPRFFAGQMTAAGRVDPAKVLVIGAGVAGLSAIGTARSLGAIVRAFDTRAATRDQVRSMGAEFLELHVDEEGEGGGGYGKEMSKAYVEAEMALFAAQAMEVDAIITTALIPGKRAPVLVTAGMVESMRPGSVVVDLAAEQGGNCALTRPDEVVEHKGVTIVGFTDLPSRMASQSSQLYATTVFHLVEALGADLEPDLGDEVIRGALVAHRGEITWPPPKPQVEPVVATGRERAEPAKVAPVPAAVERKSRPWQRVFWLGLAGVLLLLIGLTAPPALLSHLTVFVLACFVGWLVVWNVTPALHTPLMSITNAISGIIVIGGMLHLTGQGRGLPAVLGMVAVLVATVNVAGGFLVTRRMLSMFRKHAPTGGSSA